One window of the Triticum dicoccoides isolate Atlit2015 ecotype Zavitan chromosome 3B, WEW_v2.0, whole genome shotgun sequence genome contains the following:
- the LOC119282291 gene encoding probable LRR receptor-like serine/threonine-protein kinase At1g63430 yields MLLFEYASNGTLYEHLHHGEAAQFSWLRRMKIAISIAQGLRYLHTESQPPFAISELNSNSVYVIEDSTPKADGVVY; encoded by the exons ATGTTACTCTTTGAGTACGCATCAAATGGGACCCTGTACGAGCACCTACACC ATGGAGAAGCGGCCCAATTCTCTTGGCTCAGACGAATGAAAATAGCCATCAGCATCGCCCAAGGTTTAAGGTATCTGCACACCGAGTCGCAGCCGCCTTTCGCTATATCAGAGCTGAACTCCAATTCAGTATACGTTATAGAAGATTCTACCCCCAAG GCTGACGGCGTCGTCTACTGA
- the LOC119282290 gene encoding dolabradiene monooxygenase-like translates to MMMQMEVVYLGVALVSLCIVLLYRRRSSAGNEPPGPWQLPVIGSLHHLIGQLPHRAMRDLARRYGPVMLLRLGEVPTLVVSSREGAREVMKTHDLAFATRPLNATLRVLTGGGRDLVFAPYGDYWRELRKIAVSELLSARRVLSFRNIREEEVASMLRDVAEAAAAARPMELRARLSALVTDITVRVVIGDQLKERDVYICWLDRSVKLASGFNLTDLWPSSWLASCLSRAGRRAKDCSDTGNHIFDTIIRERGMEGQNGNNFLGVLLSMHKEGRIDMDTVKYVVFEVFGAGSETAATTLEWAITELIRNATVMQKATAEVRRAFETRGSISEDALGELPYMHLVIRETLRLHTPVPLLVPRECREPCQVLGYDVPQGTQVLVNAWALAHDERYWHDKPDEFQPERFEGEAATVDFRGTDFSFLPFGAGRRMCPGIVFGLANVELALASLLFHFDWESPPGNKLDMAEEFGLTVRRKAGLLLRPVLRVPVPGV, encoded by the exons ATGATGATGCAAATGGAGGTCGTCTACCTCGGCGTTGCTCTCGTGTCCTTGTGCATTGTGCTTCTTTACAGGCGCAGGAGCTCGGCAGGGAACGAGCCGCCCGGGCCGTGGCAGCTGCCCGTGATTGGTAGCCTGCACCACCTCATTGGGCAGCTGCCCCACCGCGCGATGCGTGACCTGGCCCGGCGTTATGGGCCGGTGATGCTCCTTCGGCTCGGGGAGGTGCCGACACTGGTGGTGTCGTCCAGGGAGGGTGCACGCGAGGTGATGAAGACCCACGACCTGGCATTCGCGACGCGGCCACTGAACGCCACCCTGCGGGTGCTAACCGGCGGCGGCCGGGACCTTGTGTTCGCTCCGTACGGCGACTACTGGCGCGAGCTTAGGAAGATTGCCGTCTCGGAGCTCTTATCGGCGAGGCGCGTCCTGTCCTTCCGCAACATCCGAGAGGAGGAGGTCGCCTCCATGCTACGGGATGTGGCAGAAGCCGCGGCGGCCGCACGCCCCATGGAGCTGCGCGCCCGCCTCTCTGCGCTCGTCACAGATATCACGGTCCGCGTCGTCATTGGCGACCAGCTCAAGGAGCGCGACGTGTACATTTGCTGGCTCGATCGCTCCGTCAAGCTCGCGTCAGGGTTCAACCTGACGGACCTGTGGCCGTCTTCCTGGCTGGCCAGCTGTCTCAGCAGGGCTGGGCGGCGCGCCAAGGATTGCAGTGACACCGGGAACCACATCTTTGACACCATCATCCGTGAGAGGGGAATGGAAGGACAGAACGGGAACAACTTTCTGGGCGTCCTTCTAAGCATGCACAAAGAGGGCAGGATCGACATGGACACCGTCAAATACGTCGTCTTC GAGGTATTCGGCGCCGGCAGCGAGACGGCAGCGACAACACTGGAGTGGGCGATCACAGAGCTGATCAGGAATGCAACCGTGATGCAGAAGGCGACAGCCGAGGTTCGGCGAGCCTTCGAGACCCGCGGGTCCATATCAGAGGATGCCCTTGGCGAGCTCCCGTACATGCACCTAGTCATCCGGGAGACGTTACGACTCCACACGCCCGTGCCGCTTCTCGTCCCACGGGAGTGTCGGGAGCCATGCCAGGTGCTCGGTTATGACGTGCCACAGGGCACGCAGGTGTTAGTGAACGCCTGGGCATTGGCCCATGACGAGCGCTACTGGCATGACAAGCCGGACGAGTTTCAGCCCGAGCGGTTCGAGGGTGAGGCGGCCACGGTGGACTTCAGGGGCACCGACTTCTCCTTCCTACCGTTTGGGGCTGGCCGGAGAATGTGTCCCGGAATAGTGTTTGGTCTCGCCAATGTGGAGCTCGCACTTGCAAGCCTGCTATTCCACTTTGACTGGGAAAGTCCACCAGGGAACAAGTTGGACATGGCCGAGGAGTTCGGCCTCACGGTGCGGCGGAAGGCCGGTCTTCTCCTGCGCCCTGTCCTACGAGTCCCTGTTCCTGGAGTCTAG